A genomic window from Clostridia bacterium includes:
- a CDS encoding PTS system mannose/fructose/sorbose family transporter subunit IID, with the protein MSAEKTQARKKISRRALLKSWFNWSAFLHGLYNWERMQAVGFAHAMVPIIEDLYETKEEISAALKRHLVFFNTSPQVGALAAGLAASMEEQRANGVPLDDDTINSVKTSLMGPLAGLGDTITQGMVVPILLAIGISLGLEGNGLGPLIYAVGASAYAYAFSYWAYMQGYVHGGNLVERMYESGLLERLSDAAGFVGLIATGGLTARYVNFRFAYELKISDITAFSLQTQVFDRLMPGLLPLATVLIIWHLLKKGAKVTNIIWGVFVAGTILGALGILA; encoded by the coding sequence ATGTCGGCTGAGAAAACACAGGCGAGGAAGAAAATCTCCCGTCGTGCGCTGCTGAAATCCTGGTTCAACTGGTCGGCGTTTCTGCATGGTCTCTACAACTGGGAACGCATGCAGGCGGTTGGATTCGCTCACGCAATGGTTCCCATCATCGAGGATCTGTATGAAACCAAGGAAGAGATATCTGCTGCCCTCAAACGCCACCTTGTATTCTTCAACACCAGTCCTCAGGTTGGAGCTCTGGCGGCAGGTCTGGCAGCTTCTATGGAAGAGCAACGCGCTAACGGAGTTCCATTGGATGATGACACTATCAACTCAGTGAAGACCTCGCTCATGGGCCCTCTTGCAGGCCTTGGCGACACCATTACTCAGGGCATGGTGGTTCCGATTCTGCTCGCAATAGGCATCTCTCTTGGCCTGGAGGGCAACGGCCTAGGCCCACTGATCTACGCGGTGGGTGCTTCGGCGTACGCATACGCATTCTCGTATTGGGCGTACATGCAGGGCTATGTACATGGCGGCAATCTGGTTGAGCGCATGTACGAAAGCGGCCTACTCGAGCGGCTTTCCGATGCCGCGGGGTTCGTGGGCCTTATCGCTACAGGCGGCTTAACAGCCAGATACGTGAACTTCAGGTTCGCATATGAGCTGAAGATCTCAGACATTACCGCTTTCAGCCTCCAGACGCAGGTGTTCGACAGATTGATGCCCGGGCTCCTGCCCCTGGCGACAGTGCTGATCATATGGCATTTGCTCAAGAAGGGCGCCAAGGTCACCAACATCATCTGGGGCGTTTTCGTGGCTGGCACTATCCTTGGCGCTTTAGGTATCTTGGCATAG